Genomic segment of Xanthomonas sp. DAR 35659:
AGTTCCTGAAGGTCTCGTCCATCCATTGGATCTGCCAGCCTCCGATGGAGGTGCCGACGTTCACCTCTACCAGCTTGAGGCCTTGCTCCGTCAGCACGGCATCGGTGCGGAAGCAGATGTCCGACAGGTTGAGCTTGCTGAGAAACAGCGAGCAGCGCACGGCATCCATTCCCATGGCCGCGGCCATGCGCTCGGGATCATCGTTGAAGATGCCGCGGATGGCGGCATGGGTGATGCGCAGGATGTTTCCGTTCATTTCCTGCATGTCGGCCACGAACGCGGGCGAAACGAAGAATGGCCATGAGTTGATCGGGTACTGATACGTCCGCATGAACTCCGTCGTCGCCAGGTCGCGGAACGGGATGGGATCGGAAATCCCGTGGGCGTCGACGTAACGCTCGAATTCCCTGTTCAGCAGCGATGCGTCGGATCCGTTCTTTTCAATGAGGTCGATCATCGTTCGTTGCCCGTGGTGGCGAAAGGCAGTCGCGGCGCGGCTTGGAGCGCTTCTTGGAGCTCTCCGGAGGAGCGCCCGGTCTGAATCGAAGCAGTTGATGGGTCGGGGCCGGCGATGGCCTCGCGCAGGCGTCCCTGCTCCATGTGGACGATCCGGTCCGCCTCTCCGAAGAAGCGGTCGTCATGGCTGATGACGATGACGGCTTTCCCTCTCGCCTTGAGTTCGTGGATGATCCGCCGATAGAAGATCTCCTTGAATGCCGGATCCTGATCGGCCGCCCATTCGTCGAAGAGATACAGTGTCTTGTCCTCGATGAGCGCCGCCAGCAGCGCCAGGCGCTTGCGCTGCCCGTCCGACAACGCGCGGGTCGAGAACTTGCGTCCCACGATGGATAGCTTGCGCTCCAGTTTGAGCAGGGTCATGTACTCGCGGATCTTTTCGTCCTCGTCCAGCCGCGCGTCGCAAAGCAGTCGGTCGAAGAGATGGTAATCGGAGTAGATCGAACAGATCTGGTTGCGGTAGGCAACGATGTTGGCATCGGTCAGCGGATCGTCGTCGAACAGCATGTCTCCGCCGCTGGCGCGGTAATGGAGCGTGATGAGCTTGCTCAGGGTCGATTTGCCCGAGCCATTGCCGCCGACGATGAAGGTCACTTCCCCGCGATGGATGGTCAGGTCGATGGGGCCGACGTGGAAGCCCGCATCGTCGCCATTGCCCGCGTGGGTGTACTCCAATCCGCGCAGGGTCAGCGTCGACCAATCGTCACGCGCTCCGCCAGCGGCAACCGGGTACGTCTCCGACGGGATGGCGCCCAACAGCGCGTTGACCTTCTTCAAGGAAATGCGCGCCATGAACACGGCGGGAACGGTGTTGATCACCAGCGCGATAGGCGTGGTGATGTACAGCATCGCCATGATCACGCTGGTGAGGGTGGCGGCGGTGATCGCGTGATAGTTGACGAAGACATAGGCGATGACGCCGATGACCAGGAAACTGATCATGTCGCCGTAATTGGCGGCGAGCCGCACGACGGTGTTGCCGGCCTTGTCGGCGCGCATGACGGCGTACTCGTTGTCCATCAGCACGTCGAGGAAGTAGCGCTGGCGCTTGGCCGGATCGAGCTTGAGTTCCTTCGCGCCGTTGATCAGGCCCTGGATGGCGTCCTGCAGGGGATCGATGCGTTCGCGTGAGCGCTGGAAGTGGCGGTTGGCGAGGAACATCGGGATCTGGTAGGTGATCGCGCCGAAGGCGATGGCCTGCAGGACCAGGACGAAGACGGGAAAATCCAGGTAGCTCATGAAGCCCAGCATGCCGACGATGGTCACCGCGCTGATGAGCAGATCCGGCAGCGCTCGCGCGCCGAACACGATGCGGCCGACGTCTGTGGTGATGGCGGCGATGAGCCTGGCCGACCCCATGCGTTCGAGCTCGGCGATCGGGGCCTGGCTGATGCGCTCGTACAGCGTGCGACGCAGTTCGGTCGTCACCTCCATGGCCACCCGCAGCAAGGTGATCTGCGACACGGAGCGGAACACCAGTACGCAGGCACACAGCGCGAAGAAGACCAGAGCCAGCTTGTGCTGGTGGACCTCCACGCCCAGGAAGATGGCGGTGTCGGCGCTGCCCGCTGCTGTGTCCGCGCCGCTGATGCCGACCTGCACCATCGGGATCAGCAGCGAATAGCAGACGCCGGACAGCGCGCCGAGCAAAATGGAGAGGAAGATCCGGTTCGGGGCGCGGCGGACGAAGAGGTCGAACAGCTTCACGGTCTTGCCTCGCTGGCGCCGCCTGCTGCATGCAGGGTCTGGCGCATCGCGCCGGCCGCGGTGTCCGGCTGCCTCAATGCGTACAGTTGCGCATGCGCGAAGGGCTCAAGCATGTCGTCGAAATGCGGGCTCATCGGATTGCCGGACTGTCCGGTCGAGTTCATGTAGGCGTGCTCCCCGCCACCCTGCCCCATCACCATGACCTGGCGGAACACCGCACCGAAGTTTTGTTCGTAGCCTTTCATCGGCCGATAGAGGCTGCCGGCGACGTTCACGGAGTTCTCCGAGCCAGGGCTCGGCAGACGTCGTGAGAACACGCGGTCCAGCAGGTTCACGTCGCCGAACGGGACATGGTTGAACCGCGCGCGGTGCAGCGTCCCCCATGCCCAGTCCGACCGGTCGCCGCCGTACTTGCGCAGCTCCCGCAACGCATCGTCGAGCGCGGTCCGCAGGGGGCCCGTGCAGCCTGTGGCGGCCTTGCTGTCGCTGCCGCACCAGGCGGGGTCACCGCTTTGCAACAGCTGGCGGATCTGCACGGGAGTGACTCCGCCGACGTAGCCGCGCAGTGCCTGTATCTGGTCGGCTGCGCCCTGCTCGTCGTCGATCCGGTCCAGGAGCAGACGTTTGCGCAGGTGCCTGAGCCAGAAGTTGAACACCGTGGCCGAAGGCTGGTCCGTGTCCATGCGGCCGTCCCACCGCGCGAGATCCCGGACGGCGGCGCTGGATGCCAGTTCCGGGGAAACATGGGCCACCAGATAGTCGCGCAGCGCAAGCGCTTCAAGGTCCACGGTGTCCGCCTGCATCAGGCGCGTCTGCTCCGTGTCGATCTTGCCATTGCGGCGCAAGGCGTCGGCGATCATGGCGGTGATGCGTTCGGCGCGAGCAGGTGGCGCCCAGTCGCGCGAAATGAAGTGCGGGTAGCGATCATCCACCACCTTGTTGTTCGCGCTGACGATGACCCCGCTGGCCGGATTCAGGGCGCGCGGCATCTCGCCGAACGGGACATAGCCGCGCCAACCCGACGCCGAGCCTGCCGCCGGTGTCGGCATGCTGCCATCCCCCGTTCCTCGCAGTGGAATGCGTCCCGCCGCGACATAGCCGATGTTGCCGGCGTCATCGGCGTAGACCACGTTGATGGCCGGGGTCACGACCTGGCCGAGCGCGGCATTGAAGTCCGCCCAGTTGCGCGCGTAGGCGAGTCGGAAGATGCCCTGGTAGGACGTGTCGCCATCGTCCAGGCCCGACCAGCGCAGGCTGATCGGCTGGTCGAACAGTCCTGTCGCGTCGCTGACCACGGGCCCGAAGCGTGTGCTGCGGACCTGCACGCGCACCGGCGCGCGCGGGGCGCGCAGCGAGGCGGGGAAGTCGGCCCGCACCGCGATCTCTTCCTGGCGCACCGTCATCGCGTGCCACTGCCCATCCACGCGGTAGACGTTGGGACGCTCCGGGTGGGTCTCCAGCGCATAGAGATCCTGGGTATCGGCCATCATGTTGGTGCCGCCCCATGCGACGTGGCGATTGCGGCCGAAGACGATGATCGGCAGGCCCACGACCGACATCCCGGAGACGGCGAACCCCGGGGCCGAGAGGTCGGCCACGTACCACGCCGAGGGCATCTGCAAGCTCATGTGCGGGTCGTTGGCCAGCAACGGCGCGCCATCGCGGGTCAGCCGTCCGGCGAGCACCCAGGCATTGCTGCCGACATACGGCCCACCCAGGCCCAGGGTCCGCTCCAGACGTCGACTCAGGTCGGACAGGGCTTGCATCGGTTGATCGAGCGCCAGTGTGGTCGGCGCATCCGCGGGATAGCTTCGCTCCAGCAGCGCCCATTGCCGTTCGGGGAGGAACTTGCGCGCCAGATAGCGGTCCGCCTCGGCGCGCATGCCGTTGGACTGGTTGAGGCTGAACACCTTGAACCATGCCAGCGAGTCAATGGGCGTCCACCGCTCGGGGGTCACGCCGAGCAGCAGGAATTCGGGCGGCAGCGTCGTGCCCTCGTCAAGCCGAGCATTGATGCCATCGGCGTATGCCTGCAGTGAGCGCTTGGCGTCCGGCGCCAGCGCCGGCCAGGCGCGCTCGGCGGCGCCATGGATGTCGAGCGTGCGCATCCAGATGTCGCTGGACAAGGCCTGCTGCCCAAGGACCTCGGCAAGGCGCCCCTGCGCGACCCGCCGCGCCAATTCCAGCTGCCAAAGACGGTCCTGGGCGTGCAGGTAGCCCATCGCGAAATAGGCGTCCATGTCGCTGGAGGCGCGGATATGGGGGACGCCGTGTGCATCGCGGGTGATGTGCACGTCCGCCGCCAGGCCCTTGGCCACGCTGCGGTCTCCCGCTTGCGGCAGACTCTGGCGCAGTTGCGCGTAGCCGAACCAGCAGGCGATCGCGATGGGCAGGCAGACCCACACGGCCAGGCGCCACAGCAGCGGATGCCGCGACAGCGTGCTCATGTGCGCTCCTGCGCGCGCCACGTGGCCGCGCCGGCTGCGCTGCAAGGTACCGGGATCGGACGCGCTGCAGTGGTCACAGGGTCGCCACCGCGTTCTTCAGCCGGTTCAGATGGGGCAGATTCTCGAGCACGACCCGCGGGTCGATGCCGAAATCCACCAGGCACGCGATCTCGTCCACGCCGATGGAGCGCAGTCTGGCGGCGAACTCCAACGCGCTGTCGGGCGTGCCCAGCAGCGCACTGGTTCCGTGATAGCGGTGGAAGGCGTGTTCCAGCAAGGTTTCCATGTCGCCGCTGCCGATGCTTTTCGGGTCGATGCCGACCTGCGCGGCGAGGTTGCTCAACAGATCGATCGACTGGGCTAGATAGCGCTTGAACGGTTCCTTGGCGACCTGAAGAACCGATGCCTGGTCGGAGGAAATGAAGGTGTGGATCATCACCGTCACCTGCCCTGGCGTCGTATAGCCGGCCTCCGCCCTCGCCTGGCGGTAGACCTTGATCTTCTGGCCCAGCGCCTCCGGTGTCTGCCCGGTCAAGTGGGACAGGACGTTGGCGCCGATCCTGCCTGCCGACTCGAAGGTCTGCGGGCTGGTGGCGGCCGTGATCCAGACCGGTAACTCCGGCTGGATCGGCCGCGGCAGGCAACTGATCGCGATGTCCTCGCCAGCGCCGTTGCGGCGCGTGATGGAGCCTCCGCGCCAAAGGGTGCGGATCTCCTCGATGCCGTCGTACATGAACTGGTGGCGGGTCGGATAGACATCCGGCGCCAGCACGAAATCGTTGGGCTGCCAGCCGGACGCGAACGCCACGCCGGCGCGGCCATCGGACAGGTTGTCCACCACGGCCCATTCTTCCGCCACGCGCAGCGGATCGTTCAGCGGCAGCACCACGCTGCCGGCACGCAGGGCGACGTGGCAGGTCGTAGTCGCCAGCGCGGAAGCCATCAGCGCCGGATTGGGATACAGGCCGCCGAAGCGGGCGAAGTGCCGCTCCGGTGTCCACACCGCCTCGAATCCGTGTTCGTCCGCGAACCGCGCGCCATCGAGCAACAGCCGATACTTGTCGCGGTCGCTGCTGCCCTCGTCGCTGGAAAAGTAGAACAGGCTCATCGACGTCGGGCGTTCGCGTCCGGCCCCCGCGTCGCGCTGCGCGGACGCGCCGAGCAACGCCTGCTCGACGCGGTCCCGCTGCTGCTTGAGTTCCAGCAGCAAGGCCTTGTCCTTGGGCGGACTCTTGACCTCGATATTCAAGGTCCCGTCCTGGATCCTCAGGAGGATGCCCTGTTCGGCGCAACGGCTGATGATGTCTTCGACGTCCATGGCACTGTGTCCTTGAGCTGTGGTCGATGGGTCAGGCGGCGCGTTCCGCCGCTCCGTTGGTCCGCGCCGGCGCGCTGGCCGTCAGGAAGGTCGAGAGCCCGGCGATGGTCTGGTGCACGTACAGGTCGCGCAGTTGCAGGCCCGGCAGTCCCCGCTCCCGCGCCTTGGCGGACATGCGGATGGCGATCAGGGAGTTGCCGCCAAGGTCGAAGAAGTTGTCGCTGCTGGACACCGGCACGGCGAACAGTTCCTGCCAGATATCCAACAACTGGCGGGTCACGTCGTCGTCGGCGATGCCGACAGGTCGGTCGATGGCGGCCGCGCGGGGCGGCGCAGCCCGGTCCCCACCCGGGCGCGGACCACGGCCCGACGACGCCAGCACCCGGGCCGCCATGGCGACGGGATCGGCCTTGCCGTTGATGGTCAGGGGCATGGAGGAGACCTGCGCGATGGTGGCTGGCAGCATGTGCTCCGGCAACCGCGACAGCGCCAGGTCCCAGACCTGATCCAGCGTTGCGCCGTCGAGCACCACGTAGGCATCGATGCGCGCGGTGGCCGCATCGGCGGGGTCGCGCTGGGCGAAGACCACCGCCGCGCTGGACACGCCCGGACAGTCCTGCAGCACCGAGCGGATCTCGTCGAGTTCGATGCGGAAACCACGCAGCTTGACCTGGCTGTCCAGGCGCCCGAGATGGAGCAGCTCGCCGTCGGGCAGCAGCCTGCCGCGGTCGCCGCTGCGGTACAGCAGGCCTTCGCCGAACGGATTGGCGACGAAACGCTGCGCGTTGAGTTCCGCGCGATCGTGGTAGCCCAAGGCCACGCCGGCACCGGCGACATGGATCTCACCGTCGACGCCGGGAGGCAGCAGCGCCAGGTCGGCGGAGAGCACATGGGCCTGCCAGCCCGGAATCGGCTTGCCGACGGAGCGCGATCCTTCCAGGGCATCCAGCCGCGACACCGTCCTGGCCGTGACGTGTACCGTGGTCTCGGTGATGCCGAACATGTTGACCAGCCGGCACTGCCGCTCGGGATGCCGGTCGAACCATGGCAACAGGCGCCGCGTATCCAGCGCTTCGCCACCGAAGATCACCAGCCGCAGCTGCGGACCGATCGGACGATCCGCTTCATGGGCCATCAGTTGGGCGAAGGCCGACGGGGTCTGGCTGAGCAGGGTGATGCCGCGGTCGTTGATCTGCTCGATGAGCGCCGCAGGATCGCGCGACGCCTCGTGCCCGACCACATGCACGCATGCGCCGGTCAGCAGGGCGCCCCACACTTCCCACACCGAGAAGTCGAACGAGAAGGAGTGGAAGAAGCTCCACACGTCGTGCGGCCCCAGTTGGAAATCGTCGCGGACGGCGGCGACGAGCGCGTGCACGCTGCGATGCGCGACGCGTACCCCCTTCGGGCGGCCGGTGGAGCCGGAGGTGTAGATCATGTATGCCGCATCGTCCGGCGTCAGCCCGTCCGGCTCCTGCAGGCCAGCGCCAGCGTCGGCATCCAGCAACGCGGGCAGCGGCGCGATGGCGCAGCCAGCTGCGTATGCCGACGCCCCGTTCTGCACGACGAGCAACTTCAGGGCCGCATCGGCACAGGTATGGGCGATGCGGTCCGTCGGATACTTCGGATCGATGGGCACATAAGTGCCGCCCAGCTTCATGATCGCTACGGCGGCGGCGATCATGTGGCGTGACCGGTCCACGCACAGGCCGACGTGATCGCCTGGCCGCACGCCCAGGCGCGCCAACTGCGCGGCCATCGTCGTCGCGCACTTCTCCAACTCTCGGTAAGTCATCATCCCGGCGTCGTCGCTGATGGCCGGGGCCTGGGGTTGACGGGCGGCGACGGCGGCGATGGCCGCTTCGATCCGCAGCGCCGGTTCCATCTGCGGCCGCTCGGCGCCAGCGCCGAGCTCGAGTACCTTGCGCCGCTGCGAGTCGTCGAGCAGCGGCAGGCTCTCCAGCGCGGCGGCGGGGTCGACCATCAGTTGCCGTGCGACCGTGCCGATGCAGGTCAGGAGCCACTGCGCATCGTCGTTGCCCAGGGCGCTACGTTCGTGGCTCAGGCGGATTTCGCTGCCAGCCGTCGTGGTGGCGATGTCCAGCAGCACCGGATAGGGCGGCTGCAGGAACGCGAGGTAGTCCAGTTGCGTTACGCCCAGCGCAGACAGCGCCGGCACGTCATGCACCACCACGCCGAGCCAGTCGCCGGGCTCCTGCGCGAGCACCGCCTGCGTGCCGGCGTTGAACGGCGCCGCGACGGTACGGGTCAACAACACGCCGCAGTGCCGCGGGTCGGCACCGATCACCCGCTGCGCCCAGCCCGATGCGGTGTCCCCCGGCTGCGTCCGCGGAACGTCGGCCAGCACGGGAATGCTCGCCATGGTCTGTCGCGCGAAGGCAAGCACGACGCGTGTGATTGCCTTTGCGATCACCTCCAGTGGCGCGTTCAGCACGATCGGTCCGTGGCGCATCGTGCCGGTCTCGGTCGTCGTGGCCGACCAACGCGCCAGCGGGGCCGCGCCGAGCGCGCCGTCGGCCACCGGCGGCAACGCAGCGGTGGTGACGACGGCCGCGGTATCGCCGGCGTGCGCCGGGACGTCGCCGGCGGCTCCGCTCGCGAGATGGTCCACGATACGGGTCAGCGTGGTGAGCCCGGCCGCGTCGCGTCGGGCCGCCACGATCAGGTCGCAGGGACCGTTGGCGTAGGTCAGTTGCACGATCCTTACCGTGTTCGACGGACCGGCGCCAACTGCGCGCGCGAGTTCCCGCTTGGCCAGTGCGTCCGCGTGAGCGCTGTGGTCGGCGAACGGCAGGGTTTCGCTGAAGAAGTGGAGAACGGGCACGGCGTCGCGCCCGCTCCGCTCAGGCACGCAGCCGAGTGCGACGGCACGCTGCCGGGCCTGCTCCGGGCAAACGCCCACCGCCAATCGCACGCGCAGGGCGTGCGCGTGTCCGCTCGATACGTGCTCGCGGGCCGTGGCCTGCGCAGCGTCGCGGTGGGGCGTGGAAGGCATGAGTGGGCGGCTCCGATTTGGTTGCTCTGTCCGACGC
This window contains:
- a CDS encoding cyclic peptide export ABC transporter, with the translated sequence MKLFDLFVRRAPNRIFLSILLGALSGVCYSLLIPMVQVGISGADTAAGSADTAIFLGVEVHQHKLALVFFALCACVLVFRSVSQITLLRVAMEVTTELRRTLYERISQAPIAELERMGSARLIAAITTDVGRIVFGARALPDLLISAVTIVGMLGFMSYLDFPVFVLVLQAIAFGAITYQIPMFLANRHFQRSRERIDPLQDAIQGLINGAKELKLDPAKRQRYFLDVLMDNEYAVMRADKAGNTVVRLAANYGDMISFLVIGVIAYVFVNYHAITAATLTSVIMAMLYITTPIALVINTVPAVFMARISLKKVNALLGAIPSETYPVAAGGARDDWSTLTLRGLEYTHAGNGDDAGFHVGPIDLTIHRGEVTFIVGGNGSGKSTLSKLITLHYRASGGDMLFDDDPLTDANIVAYRNQICSIYSDYHLFDRLLCDARLDEDEKIREYMTLLKLERKLSIVGRKFSTRALSDGQRKRLALLAALIEDKTLYLFDEWAADQDPAFKEIFYRRIIHELKARGKAVIVISHDDRFFGEADRIVHMEQGRLREAIAGPDPSTASIQTGRSSGELQEALQAAPRLPFATTGNER
- a CDS encoding penicillin acylase family protein, whose protein sequence is MSTLSRHPLLWRLAVWVCLPIAIACWFGYAQLRQSLPQAGDRSVAKGLAADVHITRDAHGVPHIRASSDMDAYFAMGYLHAQDRLWQLELARRVAQGRLAEVLGQQALSSDIWMRTLDIHGAAERAWPALAPDAKRSLQAYADGINARLDEGTTLPPEFLLLGVTPERWTPIDSLAWFKVFSLNQSNGMRAEADRYLARKFLPERQWALLERSYPADAPTTLALDQPMQALSDLSRRLERTLGLGGPYVGSNAWVLAGRLTRDGAPLLANDPHMSLQMPSAWYVADLSAPGFAVSGMSVVGLPIIVFGRNRHVAWGGTNMMADTQDLYALETHPERPNVYRVDGQWHAMTVRQEEIAVRADFPASLRAPRAPVRVQVRSTRFGPVVSDATGLFDQPISLRWSGLDDGDTSYQGIFRLAYARNWADFNAALGQVVTPAINVVYADDAGNIGYVAAGRIPLRGTGDGSMPTPAAGSASGWRGYVPFGEMPRALNPASGVIVSANNKVVDDRYPHFISRDWAPPARAERITAMIADALRRNGKIDTEQTRLMQADTVDLEALALRDYLVAHVSPELASSAAVRDLARWDGRMDTDQPSATVFNFWLRHLRKRLLLDRIDDEQGAADQIQALRGYVGGVTPVQIRQLLQSGDPAWCGSDSKAATGCTGPLRTALDDALRELRKYGGDRSDWAWGTLHRARFNHVPFGDVNLLDRVFSRRLPSPGSENSVNVAGSLYRPMKGYEQNFGAVFRQVMVMGQGGGEHAYMNSTGQSGNPMSPHFDDMLEPFAHAQLYALRQPDTAAGAMRQTLHAAGGASEARP
- a CDS encoding LLM class flavin-dependent oxidoreductase, translating into MDVEDIISRCAEQGILLRIQDGTLNIEVKSPPKDKALLLELKQQRDRVEQALLGASAQRDAGAGRERPTSMSLFYFSSDEGSSDRDKYRLLLDGARFADEHGFEAVWTPERHFARFGGLYPNPALMASALATTTCHVALRAGSVVLPLNDPLRVAEEWAVVDNLSDGRAGVAFASGWQPNDFVLAPDVYPTRHQFMYDGIEEIRTLWRGGSITRRNGAGEDIAISCLPRPIQPELPVWITAATSPQTFESAGRIGANVLSHLTGQTPEALGQKIKVYRQARAEAGYTTPGQVTVMIHTFISSDQASVLQVAKEPFKRYLAQSIDLLSNLAAQVGIDPKSIGSGDMETLLEHAFHRYHGTSALLGTPDSALEFAARLRSIGVDEIACLVDFGIDPRVVLENLPHLNRLKNAVATL
- a CDS encoding non-ribosomal peptide synthetase produces the protein MPSTPHRDAAQATAREHVSSGHAHALRVRLAVGVCPEQARQRAVALGCVPERSGRDAVPVLHFFSETLPFADHSAHADALAKRELARAVGAGPSNTVRIVQLTYANGPCDLIVAARRDAAGLTTLTRIVDHLASGAAGDVPAHAGDTAAVVTTAALPPVADGALGAAPLARWSATTTETGTMRHGPIVLNAPLEVIAKAITRVVLAFARQTMASIPVLADVPRTQPGDTASGWAQRVIGADPRHCGVLLTRTVAAPFNAGTQAVLAQEPGDWLGVVVHDVPALSALGVTQLDYLAFLQPPYPVLLDIATTTAGSEIRLSHERSALGNDDAQWLLTCIGTVARQLMVDPAAALESLPLLDDSQRRKVLELGAGAERPQMEPALRIEAAIAAVAARQPQAPAISDDAGMMTYRELEKCATTMAAQLARLGVRPGDHVGLCVDRSRHMIAAAVAIMKLGGTYVPIDPKYPTDRIAHTCADAALKLLVVQNGASAYAAGCAIAPLPALLDADAGAGLQEPDGLTPDDAAYMIYTSGSTGRPKGVRVAHRSVHALVAAVRDDFQLGPHDVWSFFHSFSFDFSVWEVWGALLTGACVHVVGHEASRDPAALIEQINDRGITLLSQTPSAFAQLMAHEADRPIGPQLRLVIFGGEALDTRRLLPWFDRHPERQCRLVNMFGITETTVHVTARTVSRLDALEGSRSVGKPIPGWQAHVLSADLALLPPGVDGEIHVAGAGVALGYHDRAELNAQRFVANPFGEGLLYRSGDRGRLLPDGELLHLGRLDSQVKLRGFRIELDEIRSVLQDCPGVSSAAVVFAQRDPADAATARIDAYVVLDGATLDQVWDLALSRLPEHMLPATIAQVSSMPLTINGKADPVAMAARVLASSGRGPRPGGDRAAPPRAAAIDRPVGIADDDVTRQLLDIWQELFAVPVSSSDNFFDLGGNSLIAIRMSAKARERGLPGLQLRDLYVHQTIAGLSTFLTASAPARTNGAAERAA